A segment of the Candoia aspera isolate rCanAsp1 chromosome 8, rCanAsp1.hap2, whole genome shotgun sequence genome:
ACAACCTCAGTTCCTTTTGGCTCCTGCATTGCAACTAATGGGTCACCTCTGGAGTGGAAACACCTCAATTGAACAGTGGTCAATCTATTGAAATATGGAGCATTTTCTTGAAAGCCCATTTTAGAAGACCTGTAATCtgcactaatttttttttaagactatCAGCAGAAGAGCACTGTGTGTGGCTGTTCACAAcacactcattttcttttttcaaaatgccGTGTCTTGAGATGCACTATTTGCTTTATGGCAAACTATATGCGTAGGAAGTTAGGGTTTCTAGGAGAGGCTGAACTtcattccccccccaccccaaggtcCAAGGTCACTAGCTGGTATATCTGATGGTGCCATTTGGTGGGCAGGGCTGAaaactttttgattttttttttgttggtttCTAAGTTTGCAGGGGGGATGGTAGTTTAAATATAGATTGGATAAGACACTTAATGCGCTCATTTTCAAATTCTACAAAGTCATGAATACTGAACATTTTTGTGACCACATTTCAGCAAGTGCTTTAGAATCCCCAAATTTAGGGGTAGGGTGGGGGATAAATATAAGTCTTAGGTCAGAGATTGCCTACCTCTAAAGTAAGTTCTTGCTTATGAAAAACTTATGCCATAATACCTTTGTTTGAAATTAAGGTACTACTGGCAACCTTGTGCTTTCTGCACTGATTTTGTAGGTCTGATGACTGTGCAATGACATTTCAAAACCTTCACAGAAAATATGGAATCCATCTTCTCATcaacaacaattttaaaatgtcCAATTATGACAACTAAGTGAAGCATGGGTTATCTTCCATTAACCTTTATTTACCATGGACATTTGTACAATAGTTACTGAAAAGAAGAAGTTTCTGTTCCAGgtgagaagaaaaataacaatagcaacaaaaaaACTTACACCACAATACTTCAGAGCTTCCCATCTGATGTCGAAGAGCCATATTCACCAATTGGGtgacttctttttttcaaataataaacTGTCAATTATGCATGGGATAGTTTTATATTCACTAATCGAAGTTGAAAATAAGTGAATGGGCGGGAGATGTACAAAAAAGGGGCAATCAAAAGAAGAAGATCAGTAAAGGgtctgccagcaaatctggagaaaaaTATAGTGGTTggcagattggaagaggtcagtcgaCATACCAGTGGAAGAAAGACGTACAAATTGTGCAGACTATTGCACAATATCCTTCATTTCACGTGGTagcaaataatgcttaggatcttCCCACACAGATTAGAACCCTACATGAAAAAGGAaatgccagatattcaagctggaTTTggaaaggccaaggaacaagagacattactgCTGATGCACACTGAATAActgagaaagcaaaacatatataaaaaagaagtcaatatgtgcttcactgagtatagaaaggcctttgatcatgttgaccatttatttatttaaataatttatatggctacccatcttatTCTCattactctgggtggctgacaatgCATTAAAAATTAATAGCAATGATTGCTGTTGAAGAATATTGttatcatcctggagaaggtttatTTATGGAGTTGTGAAGAATTGATAATGACTTGACAGCAATTAATCAAAGATCCAACATTGTGTTGTATTCATAGGAGTGGTGGCAGTTCATACATGTATAAAATACTCTGCAAGAACTCATCTACTGTCAGTCTTCTTGCTTTCCCCTTTCCCAAATAGGAGATctctgttccatgagctgcactaATTACCagtgcaatttaaggtgttggttgtcTCTCATAACGCTCTACATGTCTTAGGATCTGCTTACCTACAAGAGCATCTTTCTCCAGTCATCTCTGCCCAACCAGTAAGATTTTAAGGAGTTGGTGCACTCCATGTCTTGGCTGGAAAgcactgtcatcttgtgggacctcaGAGAAGCACCCTCTTGGCAGCTCTATCTatcctgtggaacagcattctcCCTGAGCTCCACATGGTACTGACCTTGTTGGGTTTTCATAAAGCTATAAAAATCTGGTTGTTCCGATAGGCCCTGGGGGAGGGTATAGTGGTCATCTCCCTGATTGTGATTGGTTAGGAATATTTGCTTAATTACTTTCCCATGCCATGTATTGCATTGTTGATTTGTCCTCGTGGATTCATTTTTTACTTGATATTTTAATCCCATTCTGTAAGCTGCTTAGCATCACTTCATGACTGATAAATAAAGAGACAGACAAACAAATATTGTATCTGTATAAAACTCATTGCAGGCGTAAACTTCCATCCAAGTGTCATTGGTGAGGTAGCCAGCCATTCTCTTCTTGGCAGCAAATGCCTGAAAGTGGGTATTATAATCAAAGCTGCCCTGTACCTTAGCCAGATCTTATTTTATTAAAGGGCATGAAAGTGGTTCTCATACCCTGGGAGAGCTGAACTGATGAAGCAACATAATCTTATTTGATTCCCTGTAAAAACAATGGATTGCCCAACACTTTCTCCAAGGTTGACTGGGTGAGTTAAAACAGTCTAAAAGTAAGTTTCTCAGTTTAGAATCCTCACACCCTGGATCTTTAAAAAGCCCTCACCATAGGGGGATTTACATCAACATTTCAGGGCCTGTGAAAGCCACATGAAACAAGAAGATGTTCCTGCCGCATCAAAGCTCTGGGCCCTCTGCCTGAAGTTTCAAGCTGTAAATAGGATTTAGGACCTTGCTTTAACCAAgagaacaaaaaataattaacacATACTGTTAAACTTCATTAGTCTCCCAGGGTTTAAATTATGCTTGCAACGCCAACACATTAGAGTGAATACTGTTTAAAAAGGTGGGAAGCTACTTTGTGGGGaaaatttgttttcttctccaGACAGGAAACAAAGGCTTTTTCTTGCTGCAAAATTGCTTTTGAGATATATCAAGTGAACATCATTCTGGGACCTCAGTTCTTTCACAGTCACAAGATTCATATTTTTAACCATGTGGTTATCTGGATAAGTTTGGCTAAAGCAACTAGAACTCAGCTCACATTTCTATTATCTGCAGCAGGAGAAGTCTTTTAAGCTATGTGGAAGAGGACCATAACCCCTGAGATAGCCATCTCTCCCAACGTGTCCAATAGTGCACGTCTGCACTCTAATTTTGAGGTGCTCAATGATGatgctcccttttcttttttccgaTCTTGCCAGCCACCTGCTTGCAAGTGAGGGGATGGATCTGTTGCTTGCAGAAATAAACTTTGTATATCTCCCCCTTTCCTCTACTTTTCTCCCAGACTAGACTACATAGGAATCATGTGGTCGACAAATTTTAAAGCAGGCCAGCACAGGAAGGACATAGAGTAAAGCAGCTGTCACAGCTGAGGAATCTGATCACCTTCAAATAGTAAAAGCTTTTGGTCAACAGTACAGTTCTGATTCTTGGCCTCCATTGATCACACGGCAGTGTAACTGGGTGGCTTGCAGGTGTAAGCCCTTTTATATCTCTAGGTCAGTGGTTTTATATCCGTGGATAGGGAAATGGGGTAGAAAAAGCTCACCTAAGAACAATTAAAGAACATCGAACAATCATTTTGTTAAAGTTAGCTAGAGCTACAGTTAGAATGAGTCTCTGTTAAGAACTAACCATGCAGAGAATTGGTCAATCAAGTTCCTAAATGGAGTTACGGAGACTGAAGATGAGCATATGTATACATTAACATTGACAAGCAATTGTTTTACAGCGGATAAGGAGTACACATAGGAATGCATAGGAATGTTGGTGTCTGCATGCCCAGAAAGAGAACACTTTGTGATGCGGAGTACTTAGTTCCTGAGAAGCACCAAAGCCAGCTGAGCTGACTGTTATTCTAACAATTTTACTCTGCAGCCCACTTTGAACAGGGAGAGTTGTAAGCATACCAGATGAATCCCTTCTGTTAAAGagttctctgcaatagcacctgcccttcgGGACGTTCTCTCCCGGGAGTCGAGGCAGGTcacctcgctcctggacttctgaaaaaaattaaaaacttggctCTGTCAACATGCTTGGGACGGGAAAGAATAgttcttcttggggatggttagctccatagaattgccctgtttgcttgcagatagagAGAATATTTTAGCTATccgaattttattatatttttatatttttatgtcattgatattgttgtatattattgtatattacatTATGGTTGAacgtttttattgtgaactgcccagagtccctccttgtggaggagatgggcggtgataaatttgatagataaataaattaagtaaataaatacctttGTTCAGTGTCTGTTCAAAACGCAATGGTTTATTTTCACTGATACAGACATCAAAGTATTCTATTTCCCTGCAGTGAGCCAGTATCAGCCTTAAAAATGGTAATGTAGGTTAATCTTCCTACGATATTGCCTGCCAAACTTGCTTCAGCCCCTTCCGTAATCCACGCAACAGGCTAAATTACTCAAGAGTTCAGAGAAATTTCTAGCATGCTGCAATTCTGAAAACTGCTGCCAAGTTTGGTCCGATATTAATCAGAAGCCCAGTCTGGAAAGAATGTGAACTGGGAACTGGCAATCTCTATTCAAATCAGTTCAGCTATGAACTCTGTGGGTGAGGGCCCTGCCCCATGGATAATTGGGGTTTAGCATCATCTTCCTTAGAAGGTATTTGCAAAAACGACTGAGATCACTCTTACCCAAATACTAGATGAACGCCTCCAAGATTCACAGATGTGTTTCCTGTTTTGAATAAAATCTTTCCAGTTCCCAGTCCACATTCCCCAGACATGTAGTGAAATGCATGTTTACACCCAAATGAAACTTTCTGCTTTCACTTCCTGCACCCAGGCAAAACCCCTTGAGGACACCTCTCGCTGGATGTGAAATGGAGCATACCAGTACTTGcacaaagattttaaaagctgCATAGCTTAAAGAGATACTGTCCCTGTTTTTCTGGAAGCAGAAGATGACTTTGTGTAAAATGCAAACATAAATGCTCAGGGATCCATCTATGCAGCATTTGCTCAGGAAGTACAATCACTCCAAGCAATGCCCTGGAGCACATGCCTGAGATGCTATAATCATCGAGAACAGGCAAAAGAGCTATAGAAGTAAGCTGCCCCCCAATTTTTCTGATACCTGAGATagaatacaacacacacacacacacacacacaccccaggctCACTGGACATGCTTTCAGGGATCACCACATCTGAGCTAACCTCTCTCTAAGAAACTTTTCATGTCCTGGAGGAAAAGctaatataaatgtaatgaacCCATACAGTACTagtatcatttaaaaaaagatactagTATAACCCCATAATTTTTATACACAAGCTAACATATAAAATAGGCAGCTCTGGGTTTTTTGATGCCTTTGGTGCGTTTCTTGTATGTGAAATAATAACACCTTTTACTTTATTAACCAATGAGGATATGCTGTATGATTCCTGCATTcccctagaccagggtttctttcttttttttttaacatttaatttatttatttctcttcaaGACTCCTGGCAGTTCACAAAGAAAAAACTAATAAAACCACAATCAAATTAAGGTAAACATTCATCAGACAATGCCAATCAAAACaactgcttctcaacctcagcaactttaagatgtgtggacttcaactcccagaattccccagccagcaaggggaattctgggagttgaagtccacacttcttaaagttgctgagattgagaaacactgccctagactctCAGAACATGGAAGTTCAGCAGCATTGTTACATAATTTTTTCAAGCAAAAAATGCTAAAATAGAGATTGTAAGCTTCTTCAGGGCTTAATACACACCATTCCCTTCAAAACCCTCTCAGGTCCTCTCCAAGTCTCAAACTGAAAGAAAAGGGCCCcacatttcagttctgccttctcTGGTGATTACCTTGCATCATCACCATGCATCTCTGTGGCCTGTAGAGGTTGACATAAAGAGCTGGAAGATGTTGGCAGCTCCTTCTTTTGAAAAACCCTAACCCAGGCAGCTAATTACAGAATTTGCCTCTCAATACCTCATGATGTATATTCCTACTTACGCTGTAAGAACATCTTCAGAGGGCCTGTTTTGGGTGCCTTCCCATGCTTAGGGAAAGCGAGGGACTTCTTAGTGGCACCCCAAATTTTGGAATGTCCTCCCCATGTGGGACACCTGGCACCATCTTTACTGTCTTTACTTTTTGGAGACAAAGATAATTTTCCTCTCCTAGGCCTTTTAATAATCCCGCTGTGGTGCTTTACTTTTCTGTTGTTGCTTTTCCTTTGTATTACTTATGTGATGTGGTATATTTATATAATGTTCTCCTGCATGTCTTGACAATTGTTGCAaccaaattgttttaattgttgaaattttattgcaaactgcttgtttgtttgttttttaatggaaagtGGTCTATGATtctgataaagaaataaaatcatggCTGTGATGCATACTCAGTAAATACATGGCCAGCGTATTTTCTCCTATAACTTGCTTTATGGAAGTATTAGAATATTAATGTTCATTTATTTGAAACCTGAGAATTGGGACGACCAAGGAATGGGACCCTGTGGATGGTGGCCCCATTTTCAGCCTCTTTAAATGAAAGAACAAATCTTTTCCAGCCATATTTGGATAAAATTTCAGCCTCAGCTACCCAAATCTGCAATAGTCCCATCGCTCATATACAGATTATTCGACCAACAACTTTTCACACCATCTGGAGGTGGGGGAAAGCTAGAAGTGTTATGGCTTCTAGCTTTAactatttaatttttaactaacaggcaggctgaggatgatgggagttgaactCCCAGGTTGGAAGGAGACCTCCAATAATTGTTTTACAAACGGAAACTCTGGGAAGATCTGAAGTAAACCAAACTCCAAATGAAGAACCGTAGACTGTCAGAGGAAGACAGCCCACCAAATGCATAACAGAGTTTAGGTGAAGGCAGGACCGAATCTGTGTTAAATGCAAAAAAGAAGATTTAAGTAGAAGATTTATTTAGCTGAGGGCTTGCTTTGttctgtatttcagttttgtgctACACTTGCTGATCACCCTTCTGGAATTTAAATGACTGTATAAAATTTgccactttaaaagaaaaatgatctcCCATAGTTCatgagaagcaaaaggaaggagatggCATTATTTACTGAGCGGAATATCGGCTAACAAAAAGAGGCAGTGGCTGAGTgcctaaaatgtgtcatctattGATGGCTTTTGTATCAGAAtgaacaaatgatctcttctacAGTGCAAGAAGAATACATGATGACTTGAGCTGTAGCTGTGCCTGGTTATCTTAAAATGTGCAcgtcttcctttcttcttcctgaaCTTCTGAGTGTGTCTGTCCCTGTTGCCTATTCTCATTTCCTTCTCCTCCCATGTCACTTACTCCACATTCCCATTTCTGCTTTTCTGGCCACCTCAGGCCTGACTTGGGCCATTTAAGCTACCCGGTCATTGTTTTGTGTTCAGACAGATCACCCAAGATACATTTAGAAAAGTAAACCTCCCTCAAGTTGAGAAAAGGAGGTGTCTCCACTGTTTTCGTGAGAACAacaatggaagtgatttgccactgccttctttggaGATTTTCTCAGTCTTATCTATAGTCTTGGTATTCTTGGTAGACATCCATCCATGTCTCCAGCAGGACCAATCCCACCTGACTTTCTTAAGATCAACCAAGGTTGGCCAGTTGCTATGACTCTTAAACTGAGAACAAGAAGTCACCCTCAGAGACCTCAGTGGCAGAAACCCCATGTGATTGGCAAACCATCATACCAATATTAACTTCTACAGTGCAGTTATTGTGAACATTGCCAGAGACTCCATCCCTAAACTTGTTCAGCAAATAATTTAGATTAATGTTCTAACAGATTGTTGCTCATTTTGCTATGTGGGAGCCATGATCCAGATGCCTATTAATTACTCATGCAGTACAACCACCTTCCCCTGTAACACACAATGGAGATTTTGTTTCCCAGATGAATCCTCCTGACACATAGAACTGTCTTTTGCattgaaacaaaaggaaaaacatcTGAATTAGACAAAGCTTTTCAAGAACCAGGTATTACAGTAGGATTTTgatgatgctggctgggaaatcaaCTTGCAACGGCTAAGACAGGTTCTACAGACAGCTTTCTGGGATCTTAATAATAGAAAAAGCACTGTCATCTGGCTGATCTGAAAATCAGTCCTGGAAAACAACTGAGCCAACAAAAGAAGCAGAATAACGTTACATGAATATATTTCTGAAGGTCATGAAGGTGAAGATTAATTTAAAGCCATTTCTATTGTTTAGAAAATCTAGTAGTTCTTCTAGATTTGGTGGATTAATTCAAGTTTCCACACCTCTCAAAGTTCACGCTAACCACTCCCCAGAAGTTAATATTTCCTAATGCTTCGATAAACAAGCGGAGCTCAGTCGCTTCAGAGAGCTTTGGAATCTGGACTTGAATGCTTGCCATTGTTCCTATGAAGAATTTGCAAGCAACTAGACTGTGCCACTGGAAAACAAATCTTTGCTGAAGGAAACCTCTGGTGAAGGTAGGAAGATATTTACTGCTAGAAACAAACTAGGCTAAGCATTCTTACAGGTGATTTGAACATATTTTTCTGGCTTGAAAATGTCTTTTCAACAGAACAGAAATGCATTCAAGCCACTTAGAAGCTTTGTTTTCAAAGACAGACTTTGTAGTGAAATTCCCTACGAGCCTGCTTCGAAAACATGCTGATTTGGAGGAAAGTTGCagaaaaaagattaagaaaagaGCAAATCCAATGTTATTATATTTCCCAGCTGTATTTAAGAGTTTAGGTTCATCGTGActattagaactttgattttgaagAGGACCTGAAATGCTTAGTAACCCTGTGAAATTCAGCAGGCTGATCTACAAATGGAagttttttattttccaaaagcaTCTAGAAAAAACATATAAGCACAAAATGGATGTATATTTAGGGGCTTTTGGGGGGAGGTTGGAGAATTTTGATTAGTGGGGGGAATCTTCCAGCCAGTATTTAGTGTTGCAAAAATTCCAGATCCTCCCTGCTGTGTTCCTATGAAAAAATTAGAATTGTAAAAGTCTACAGAGTTAAGAAAAACAGTTTTCCCCTCTGAAGATCACATTTCATCAATTTTCTAAATATAATTCCTTCCCTTCCCAACCAATGGGGTAATATCAACCCCTTTAAGTACTCAAGAACACTATAAAAAAGTGACTCTTTGGTCTCAATGTCATTCTGTTCCTTTTATTGCATAGCAGTcaccacttctctctctctctctctctctctctctctctctctctctctctctctctctctctctccctctctctctctctctctctctctctccataggCTGCTCCAGGATCTGAATTGTTCCGACATGATCCTTCTGCTGTTTCTCACTCCTAGCTTGGTTCTTTGTGACACCAATGTCAACATAGCATGGGGAGACTCACCACCTACCGCAAGCCCACTCATAGACATGCAGAAGAAAATTAATGATCTGTGGCTGAGTTTGCTGTACCCACAGCTCTACGAGGAGATCATCGCAGCCAACCGGACTGCCTATGCTAGTTGTTCTGTAAAACCTGATGACAAATTGGAGTCAGACAAGCCACACGTGACAGGTCAGGTTCTGTTCAGGCAGAACTACCCACATGGACAACTGGAGGTGATTTTCTCCCTGGCTGGATTTCCGATAGGCACCAACCTATCTAGGAGAGCGATTCATATTCATCAGTACGGAGACCTCAGCAATGGCTGTGTTTCTCTTGGAGGACACTACAACCCTTGGAAAGTGAATCACCCTCACCATCCTGGGGACTTTGGAAACTTTTACGCTAAAGAAGGcaaaattagaaaattaaaatcaaaCCTCAAGGCTACACTCTTTGGACCACAGACCATTCTTGGAAGATCAGTTGTGATCCATGAGCAGGAGGATGACCTAGGGAAAGGGGACAACCAAGCCAGCTTGGAGAATGGAAATGCTGGGAAACGTCTGGCATGTTGTGTCATCGGGACATGTAACAAAAACCTGTGGGAGAAGCATCTCCCTGATGTtacagcaaaaagaaagaaaagggttaTAAAACAAGCATGGGCTGGCCGAGCATAGCTGACAGCCAAGTTACAACCAATAGATTTTGTATCTGCTGAGCCAGTGCAATACCTGGTTCCCTTCTGAAGATAGGCACCCCTGTTTTAGTGAATTCCTCTCCTCTATAAGCCGATTAATAATAAAGAGGAACAGCACAGTCTTTCAAAGTTGATATTcatgctttttggggggggggatttagcTCCAAGGATTAGTCTTTATGTGATTAAAAAACACTCTGTGTTTTGCTCTGGAAACCTTACATGATCCTGCTTCTAGGGTGCCATC
Coding sequences within it:
- the SOD3 gene encoding extracellular superoxide dismutase [Cu-Zn], with product MILLLFLTPSLVLCDTNVNIAWGDSPPTASPLIDMQKKINDLWLSLLYPQLYEEIIAANRTAYASCSVKPDDKLESDKPHVTGQVLFRQNYPHGQLEVIFSLAGFPIGTNLSRRAIHIHQYGDLSNGCVSLGGHYNPWKVNHPHHPGDFGNFYAKEGKIRKLKSNLKATLFGPQTILGRSVVIHEQEDDLGKGDNQASLENGNAGKRLACCVIGTCNKNLWEKHLPDVTAKRKKRVIKQAWAGRA